From a single Rickettsia endosymbiont of Cantharis rufa genomic region:
- a CDS encoding septum formation initiator family protein produces MIIHLNNHSKKIILNIFLALLLGYFVFHCIYGNKGIIAYLKVNRRLEKAYDELKTLRAERVELEHNVKLLRTESLNKDMLEEQARKVLGVADPKEQVFTIKDIPK; encoded by the coding sequence ATGATAATACATTTAAATAATCATTCTAAAAAAATAATTTTAAATATATTTTTAGCGTTACTGCTTGGATACTTTGTTTTTCATTGCATATATGGTAATAAAGGTATTATTGCATATTTAAAAGTAAATAGGAGGCTTGAAAAAGCTTATGATGAATTAAAAACCTTACGAGCAGAAAGAGTAGAGCTTGAACATAATGTCAAATTACTCCGCACGGAATCGCTAAATAAAGATATGTTAGAAGAACAAGCAAGGAAAGTTTTAGGAGTAGCGGATCCTAAAGAGCAGGTGTTTACAATAAAAGATATTCCTAAGTAA
- a CDS encoding phosphatidate cytidylyltransferase, whose protein sequence is MITQKGKEHLAKDKQNIYLRILSGIVLALLFVVAILWFKPLFYILMILVGMGMLSEWYNMTYSSIPYQLIGLIIIPIPVALLILLEDTNSQLIMLYFCIIWSVDTFAMIGGKAFKGAKFAPKISPKKTWSGLIAGVLSAGIVAVLVNFIPSFHIENYYFSNKVYLFIISCILALIAQLSDLFISYFKRKFNIKDSGHIIPGHGGVLDRFDSIILTAPVLFLISIP, encoded by the coding sequence ATGATTACTCAAAAAGGAAAAGAACATTTGGCAAAAGATAAACAAAATATATATTTAAGAATCCTGTCCGGTATAGTTTTAGCGCTGTTATTTGTCGTAGCTATATTATGGTTTAAGCCTTTATTCTATATTCTAATGATATTAGTAGGTATGGGAATGTTAAGTGAGTGGTATAATATGACCTACTCTTCTATTCCTTATCAATTAATCGGACTAATTATTATTCCAATCCCTGTAGCTCTATTAATATTATTGGAAGATACTAATAGCCAGCTTATAATGTTGTATTTTTGCATTATTTGGTCCGTAGATACTTTCGCTATGATTGGCGGCAAAGCTTTTAAAGGAGCAAAATTTGCTCCAAAAATCAGTCCTAAAAAAACTTGGAGCGGCCTGATTGCGGGAGTATTATCGGCAGGTATAGTTGCGGTATTAGTTAATTTTATACCAAGCTTTCATATTGAAAATTACTATTTTTCAAATAAAGTTTATTTGTTTATAATTAGTTGTATATTAGCATTAATAGCACAACTAAGTGATTTATTTATTTCATATTTTAAGCGAAAATTTAACATTAAAGATAGCGGTCACATAATACCGGGTCATGGAGGAGTGTTAGACAGATTTGATAGTATTATTTTAACTGCCCCGGTATTGTTTCTTATAAGTATACCCTAA
- the uppS gene encoding polyprenyl diphosphate synthase has protein sequence MTKELKYKIMTSIKHLAIIMDGNARWADRHNLAKSEGHRGGADKIRELLPEFINLGIPYVTLYTFSSENWQRSSTEVDFLIKLLSIYLKTELNNLHKNGVKIKVIGRLNLLSSSLQKQINNAIELTKNNNKITLCIAFSYGSRQEIVDACTKIIASGKKEVSESDIGYALYDPEMPDVDLLIRPGGVYRISNFLLWQAAYAELYFSSKYWPDFNKDDIQKAINDYSKRKRTFGKR, from the coding sequence ATGACAAAAGAATTAAAATATAAAATAATGACTAGCATAAAGCATTTAGCAATAATAATGGACGGTAATGCTCGTTGGGCAGATCGGCATAACCTAGCAAAATCTGAAGGGCATAGAGGAGGAGCCGATAAAATTCGTGAATTACTACCTGAATTTATTAACCTTGGTATACCTTATGTAACTTTATATACTTTCTCTTCAGAAAATTGGCAACGCTCAAGTACGGAAGTAGATTTCTTAATAAAGCTATTAAGTATTTATTTAAAAACCGAATTAAACAATTTACATAAAAACGGCGTTAAGATAAAAGTAATAGGTAGGCTTAATTTATTAAGTAGTTCATTGCAAAAACAAATAAATAATGCTATAGAATTAACAAAAAATAATAATAAAATAACGCTTTGTATAGCTTTTAGTTATGGAAGTCGCCAAGAGATAGTTGATGCCTGCACAAAAATTATTGCAAGCGGTAAAAAAGAAGTAAGCGAAAGCGATATAGGGTACGCTTTATATGACCCTGAAATGCCAGATGTAGATTTATTAATAAGACCAGGTGGGGTTTATCGCATCAGCAATTTTTTACTTTGGCAAGCAGCTTATGCTGAATTATATTTCTCATCCAAATATTGGCCTGATTTTAATAAAGATGATATACAGAAAGCTATAAATGATTACTCAAAAAGGAAAAGAACATTTGGCAAAAGATAA
- a CDS encoding sensor histidine kinase, giving the protein MHFISKLLPRTLFIRFMFIIIIPILIGQIVAIFLFYDRHWYNVSYYTSTIIINEIESLIKEHRNNSRGITHLSENYLNLSYQFQINKKLSIKQPKLGEPLIIFKNILATKIHEKNIVKLNKGNKIEVFLELKDGVLCITFPAKLLLNPTVYIFVLWIISLTIILLSVSIIFSKNQIKSILALADSMDKFGQGVLKGKNFKPSGALEIRKAGLAFLKMKTRIEKQITKRTTMLAMISHDLKTPLTRMKLQLELMEESEETTGLRQDILTMQQMINSYLDFAKGENTEEFEEILLLPWMEKFLNKWSHVNIEFIKPANLDKVLIKPNSFERALSNLIGNAIKYGTKIKISLKDNSSTVAIIIEDNGIGIDDTEKHLVFKPFYRSDKARQLDNASNVGLGLAITKEIINDHRGFIYLEDSKDLGGLSVRIEIPRI; this is encoded by the coding sequence ATGCATTTTATATCTAAATTATTACCAAGAACGCTGTTTATACGATTCATGTTCATTATAATCATTCCGATTTTAATAGGACAAATTGTTGCTATATTCTTGTTTTACGATCGTCATTGGTATAATGTTTCATATTATACCAGTACTATTATTATCAATGAAATAGAATCGTTGATTAAAGAACATAGAAATAATTCAAGAGGGATAACCCATTTATCGGAAAATTATCTTAATTTATCCTATCAGTTTCAGATTAATAAAAAATTATCTATAAAACAGCCTAAATTAGGTGAGCCTTTAATTATATTTAAAAATATTTTAGCTACAAAAATCCATGAAAAAAATATAGTTAAACTGAATAAGGGAAATAAAATTGAAGTATTTTTAGAATTAAAAGATGGAGTATTATGTATTACTTTTCCTGCAAAATTACTACTTAATCCTACAGTATATATATTTGTTTTATGGATTATATCTTTAACTATTATATTACTTTCCGTTTCTATTATTTTCTCCAAAAATCAAATTAAATCAATACTCGCTCTTGCGGATAGCATGGATAAATTTGGTCAAGGTGTTTTAAAAGGTAAGAATTTTAAACCTTCGGGAGCCTTAGAAATAAGAAAAGCAGGACTAGCTTTTTTAAAAATGAAAACCCGTATTGAAAAACAAATTACTAAAAGAACCACTATGCTTGCTATGATCTCGCATGACCTTAAAACCCCTTTAACAAGGATGAAGCTACAACTTGAATTGATGGAAGAAAGCGAAGAAACAACAGGATTAAGGCAAGATATATTAACTATGCAGCAAATGATAAATTCTTATTTAGATTTTGCTAAAGGCGAAAATACAGAAGAATTTGAAGAAATTTTATTATTACCTTGGATGGAAAAATTTTTAAACAAATGGTCACATGTAAATATTGAATTTATAAAACCTGCTAATTTAGATAAAGTGCTAATAAAACCGAATTCTTTTGAAAGAGCCTTGTCTAATTTAATAGGTAACGCTATAAAATATGGAACTAAAATTAAAATATCTTTAAAAGATAATTCATCTACCGTAGCCATAATTATTGAAGATAACGGTATTGGTATAGATGATACGGAAAAACATCTCGTATTTAAACCGTTTTATAGATCGGATAAAGCAAGACAGCTTGATAATGCAAGTAACGTAGGACTTGGGCTTGCTATTACTAAAGAAATAATAAACGATCACAGAGGTTTTATTTATCTAGAAGACAGTAAAGATTTAGGCGGACTATCGGTAAGAATTGAAATACCTAGAATATAG
- a CDS encoding response regulator transcription factor, with translation MQPHKAHILIVDDDSRILALLQQFLNKNEFLVSTANSVIEAKNLLKTSNYDLIILDVMLPEITGLDFATTIRDAGNNIPIVMLTALSEAGDRVKGLEAGASDYITKPFEPRELLLRINNLINNYNNFKKEASVIKFGNNFYNFDTKEFTKNNQIVSLSSTEQKLLEILIKNSGKSTSRFELSKIMGGLSMRSIDVKITRIRSKIEDNPKEPKYLKTVRNEGYAFYI, from the coding sequence ATGCAGCCACATAAAGCACATATTTTAATTGTTGATGATGATAGCAGAATATTAGCACTTTTACAGCAATTTTTAAATAAAAATGAATTTTTAGTATCAACAGCAAACTCAGTCATAGAGGCTAAAAATCTATTAAAAACTTCTAATTATGATTTAATTATTTTAGATGTTATGTTACCTGAAATAACAGGGCTTGATTTTGCTACTACTATAAGGGATGCCGGTAATAATATTCCTATAGTTATGCTTACTGCTTTATCGGAAGCAGGTGACCGTGTTAAAGGACTTGAAGCCGGTGCCTCTGATTATATAACTAAACCTTTTGAACCAAGAGAATTATTACTTCGGATAAATAACTTAATCAATAATTATAATAACTTTAAAAAAGAAGCAAGTGTAATTAAATTCGGCAATAATTTCTATAATTTTGATACAAAAGAATTTACTAAGAATAATCAAATTGTATCTCTTAGCTCTACCGAACAAAAATTACTTGAAATATTAATAAAAAATTCCGGTAAATCCACTAGTCGTTTTGAACTTTCAAAAATTATGGGTGGGCTTAGTATGCGTTCTATAGACGTAAAAATTACAAGAATAAGAAGTAAGATAGAAGACAATCCAAAAGAGCCGAAATATTTAAAAACCGTGCGTAATGAAGGCTATGCATTTTATATCTAA
- a CDS encoding branched-chain amino acid transaminase translates to MTMIKLEQIFWHVWINGDLVPYQFARIHVLTHSLHYSGSVFEGERVYNGKVFKLKEHTERLVKSAEALGLKVPYSVDEIIKAHELVIKQNNIKDGYIRPLIWCGDESLNITNLELSTNLLIAGIPSIPRSFEKGINLHISRWRKAMPDSTPVQSKSAAQYNMAITSKKEAKALGYDDALLLDYEGYITECTTTNIFFVKDKTLYTPIADRFLNGITRQTIIEIAQDLGLEVKEERLKLEQVENFTECFVTGTAIEVQNIDSIDLGSKKIIFDDHQIANTLKKEYDRLVRE, encoded by the coding sequence ATGACAATGATAAAACTAGAGCAAATTTTTTGGCATGTTTGGATTAACGGTGATTTAGTTCCTTATCAATTTGCAAGAATTCATGTTTTGACTCATAGCCTGCATTATTCAGGATCGGTATTTGAGGGTGAGAGAGTTTATAACGGCAAAGTTTTTAAGCTAAAAGAACATACGGAAAGGTTAGTAAAATCAGCAGAAGCATTAGGTTTGAAAGTACCTTATAGTGTGGATGAGATAATAAAAGCTCATGAACTTGTAATAAAACAAAATAATATTAAGGATGGATATATAAGACCGCTTATTTGGTGCGGAGACGAATCGTTAAATATTACTAATCTTGAGTTATCTACTAATCTTTTAATTGCCGGTATTCCATCAATACCAAGGTCTTTTGAGAAAGGTATAAATTTGCATATAAGCCGCTGGCGTAAAGCAATGCCTGATAGCACGCCGGTACAATCTAAATCTGCCGCTCAATATAATATGGCAATAACGAGTAAAAAAGAGGCTAAAGCTCTTGGCTATGATGATGCATTATTACTTGATTATGAAGGTTATATCACTGAATGCACTACAACAAATATTTTCTTTGTTAAAGATAAAACATTATATACTCCGATTGCCGATAGGTTTTTAAACGGTATAACAAGACAAACTATTATTGAAATTGCACAAGATTTAGGTCTAGAAGTAAAGGAAGAGCGTTTGAAATTAGAGCAAGTAGAGAATTTTACCGAATGTTTTGTTACAGGTACGGCAATCGAGGTACAAAATATTGATTCTATAGATCTCGGCAGTAAAAAGATTATTTTCGATGATCATCAAATTGCAAATACCTTAAAAAAAGAATATGATCGTTTGGTTAGGGAGTAG
- the dapA gene encoding 4-hydroxy-tetrahydrodipicolinate synthase produces MSNIFKGLITALITPFKDNKLDLYALEKSLKHQIKHEVDAVLIAGSTGEGSSLCFEEYKLLLQTSVEIVNKRIPVISGCSSNNTAYACELAAESAKIKVDGFMASPPSYVKPTQHGIYKHFEAIHEACNLPIMLYSAPTRSGVDFSDETILKLSKLSRILALKDCGVDLERPLRIRATAKKDFSILTGNDEVVLAFNAQGGVGWTSVASNIVPNICKELLKKWNKDDIKGALEIHQKLLPLYKALFIESNPIPIKYAAHYLGLCENEIRFPLTEASDSAKKQIENIITSLSIKI; encoded by the coding sequence ATGAGCAATATATTTAAAGGTTTAATTACCGCACTTATAACGCCTTTTAAAGATAATAAGTTAGACTTATATGCTTTAGAGAAAAGTTTAAAACACCAAATAAAGCATGAAGTCGATGCAGTATTAATTGCAGGTTCAACCGGAGAAGGTAGTAGCCTCTGCTTTGAAGAATATAAATTATTACTGCAAACTAGCGTAGAAATCGTTAATAAGCGTATTCCTGTAATAAGCGGGTGTTCGTCAAATAATACTGCCTATGCGTGCGAGCTTGCAGCGGAATCTGCAAAAATCAAGGTAGATGGTTTTATGGCTAGTCCTCCCTCTTATGTAAAACCTACCCAACACGGGATTTATAAGCATTTTGAGGCTATACATGAAGCATGCAATTTACCTATTATGTTATATTCGGCACCGACTAGAAGCGGAGTAGATTTTTCTGATGAGACGATATTAAAACTTAGCAAGTTATCACGTATTTTAGCATTAAAAGATTGTGGGGTAGATTTAGAACGTCCATTGCGGATTAGAGCAACAGCCAAAAAGGATTTCAGCATTTTAACCGGTAATGATGAAGTAGTCTTAGCTTTTAACGCTCAAGGTGGGGTAGGGTGGACTTCTGTAGCCTCTAATATTGTTCCCAATATATGTAAAGAGCTATTAAAAAAATGGAATAAGGACGATATTAAAGGAGCATTAGAAATCCATCAGAAATTACTGCCTTTATATAAAGCATTATTTATAGAATCTAATCCGATTCCGATAAAATATGCCGCACATTATTTAGGTTTATGTGAAAATGAAATTAGGTTCCCATTAACTGAAGCAAGTGATAGCGCTAAAAAACAAATTGAAAACATCATAACATCACTATCCATAAAAATATGA
- the smpB gene encoding SsrA-binding protein SmpB: MTEHKKVVAQNKKALFNYFIEERLEAGIVLKGSEVQSLRQGKASIEESHAADTGDEIFLYNCHIAEYEKANRFNHSTRRPRKLLLHTKEIKKIIGRIRIKGYTLVALSMYLNKKNKVKVELGIAKGKKLHDKRQSIKEKDWKRDQGRLIRQK, translated from the coding sequence ATGACCGAACATAAGAAAGTTGTTGCGCAAAATAAGAAAGCACTTTTTAATTATTTTATTGAAGAAAGATTAGAAGCGGGTATTGTATTAAAGGGTAGTGAAGTACAGTCTTTGCGTCAGGGTAAAGCCTCTATAGAAGAAAGTCATGCGGCAGATACCGGAGATGAGATATTTTTGTATAATTGCCATATTGCGGAATATGAAAAAGCGAATAGATTTAATCATTCTACTAGAAGACCTCGTAAATTATTGTTGCATACTAAAGAAATAAAGAAAATTATCGGTAGAATTAGAATAAAAGGCTATACTCTAGTTGCTCTCTCTATGTATCTTAATAAAAAAAATAAAGTAAAAGTTGAGCTTGGTATTGCTAAAGGTAAGAAATTACATGATAAAAGACAATCTATAAAAGAAAAAGATTGGAAAAGAGATCAGGGTAGATTAATAAGACAGAAGTAA
- a CDS encoding DsbA family protein, translated as MKHIIGKILVIFVVVIGVLFVFKTMKTYSTKPISIEVKQNEDGGKCEEERVQEIIKDYLLKTPEIIIESIEGLQKRKVQENETKVNNYLKDNKLDIEDSTSFPIIGNKDGDITIIAFYDYNCSFCKKGDVSINELLQNDPKVKVVLRPLPILGGASEYLARIVLAVYKVNPSKFKAVHDELIKIRNVSKESIEELLTENGLNTTEIEEIADSTEIKDLITQNMKIARSLRIQGVPAYIIDSKLIPGLIDFPQLLNIVKEIRDAHTR; from the coding sequence ATGAAGCATATTATAGGTAAAATATTGGTTATATTTGTAGTTGTGATAGGAGTTTTATTTGTTTTCAAAACGATGAAAACTTATTCTACAAAGCCGATTTCCATAGAGGTTAAACAAAACGAAGATGGAGGAAAATGTGAAGAGGAAAGAGTACAAGAAATAATCAAAGATTATTTGCTTAAAACTCCGGAAATAATAATAGAATCAATTGAAGGTTTGCAAAAACGTAAAGTACAGGAAAATGAGACTAAAGTTAATAACTATCTAAAAGATAATAAGTTAGATATTGAAGATAGCACAAGCTTTCCTATCATAGGCAACAAAGACGGTGATATAACAATAATTGCTTTTTATGATTATAATTGCTCTTTTTGTAAAAAAGGTGATGTTTCTATAAACGAATTATTGCAAAATGATCCAAAAGTTAAAGTTGTATTACGACCGCTCCCTATCCTTGGAGGTGCTTCCGAATATCTTGCAAGAATAGTTTTAGCCGTTTATAAGGTTAATCCAAGTAAATTTAAAGCTGTTCATGATGAATTAATAAAAATAAGAAATGTTTCTAAGGAATCCATAGAAGAATTATTAACTGAGAATGGCTTAAATACTACAGAAATTGAAGAAATAGCTGATAGCACTGAGATTAAAGATTTAATTACTCAAAATATGAAAATAGCTAGAAGCCTTAGAATCCAAGGAGTCCCGGCATATATAATTGATTCAAAATTAATACCGGGGCTAATAGATTTTCCACAATTACTAAATATAGTTAAAGAAATTAGGGATGCTCATACTCGGTGA
- a CDS encoding transposase gives MPDIEPKIYPAEFKESAIRLAIESKQPFAQAARELGITKYSLYNWVNKHSKLKEVMRYEEHLYDELRRLKKN, from the coding sequence ATGCCGGATATAGAGCCAAAGATATATCCAGCTGAATTTAAAGAATCAGCGATTAGATTAGCTATTGAGTCTAAGCAACCTTTTGCTCAAGCAGCTAGAGAACTAGGAATTACGAAGTATAGTCTATATAATTGGGTTAATAAACATTCAAAACTCAAGGAAGTAATGAGATATGAAGAACATCTGTATGATGAATTAAGGAGATTGAAGAAGAACTAG
- a CDS encoding IS3 family transposase — translation MSAMCKFMKVSRNGYYEWLNNLGCNRVKEGNELTNRIEIIFKEGRGNYGTRPIKKELSRQDITASRRRIARLIKEANLLCKTKRKFKAITDSNHNKQIAPNLLNREFTVYAANCYWVGDITYVPTGEGWLYLATVIDLFSRKIIGWSMSNNMRADLVNNALLMAIWQRKPAKGLIWHTDRGSQYCSDSHLKIIKIYKAWLYRGRSG, via the coding sequence ATTTCTGCTATGTGTAAATTTATGAAAGTATCACGTAATGGTTATTATGAATGGTTAAATAATCTTGGATGTAATAGGGTTAAAGAAGGTAATGAATTAACAAACAGAATTGAAATTATCTTTAAAGAAGGTAGAGGTAATTATGGAACTAGACCTATTAAAAAGGAACTATCACGGCAAGATATAACTGCTAGTAGGAGACGCATTGCAAGACTAATAAAAGAAGCTAATTTGCTATGTAAAACTAAACGTAAATTTAAAGCCATTACTGACTCTAATCATAATAAGCAAATTGCTCCTAATTTATTAAATAGAGAGTTTACAGTTTATGCTGCTAATTGTTATTGGGTTGGAGACATAACCTATGTGCCAACTGGTGAAGGCTGGCTATATTTAGCAACTGTTATTGATCTATTTTCTAGAAAAATTATAGGATGGTCTATGAGTAATAACATGAGAGCTGATTTGGTTAATAATGCTTTATTAATGGCAATATGGCAACGTAAACCAGCAAAAGGGCTTATTTGGCATACTGATAGAGGTAGTCAATATTGTTCTGATAGTCATTTAAAAATTATAAAAATATACAAAGCTTGGCTTTACAGAGGCAGATCAGGTTAA
- a CDS encoding IS1 family transposase — MVSKKYTQRIERGNLNLRTRCKRLTRKTICFSQVIGYS; from the coding sequence ATTGTTAGTAAAAAATATACTCAACGGATAGAACGGGGTAACTTAAATCTTAGAACAAGATGCAAAAGACTGACACGTAAAACAATTTGTTTTTCCCAAGTCATTGGATATTCATGA
- a CDS encoding IS1 family transposase, which produces MNHSINTIEVIIAPEIDEQWPYVQNKSKQRWLWYSLDKILLKVVAYTFGTRCDSTSESLLKKTGGF; this is translated from the coding sequence ATAAATCATTCTATCAATACGATAGAAGTAATTATTGCTCCTGAAATAGATGAACAATGGCCTTATGTACAGAATAAATCCAAACAAAGATGGCTTTGGTATTCTTTGGATAAGATTTTGTTAAAAGTAGTTGCTTATACTTTTGGTACAAGATGTGATAGCACATCAGAATCATTACTGAAAAAAACTGGAGGATTTTAA
- a CDS encoding IS1-like element transposase, with protein MSINGSGVRDTVRVLKVGINTVIRVLKKSSVKKDKSFYQYDRSNYCS; from the coding sequence ATGTCAATCAATGGCTCTGGAGTTAGGGATACAGTAAGAGTATTAAAAGTGGGTATCAATACGGTTATCCGTGTTTTAAAAAAATCTAGCGTTAAAAAAGATAAATCATTCTATCAATACGATAGAAGTAATTATTGCTCCTGA
- the tsaB gene encoding tRNA (adenosine(37)-N6)-threonylcarbamoyltransferase complex dimerization subunit type 1 TsaB gives MKILAFDTANNTASVAISENENILAYTEELRPSMQAENLMPMIEEALKEAKCSYDDLDYLAVTLGPGSFTGIRIGLASAKGILFAKENIKAVAVSNFEYAYFRAITQVKDHDKIYVFLNAYRSQLYMQVFHKSGKIEEPLLIDFEYAIKLLANEKGNIVCCGSGLEFIYPQITHLSSIITLLRFARVKAWVICRYITSRLLSGIKLNSSIEPLYVRPPDAKLAINYVIPS, from the coding sequence ATGAAAATACTAGCATTTGACACAGCCAATAATACTGCGTCGGTAGCAATATCTGAAAATGAGAATATCCTTGCATATACGGAAGAACTACGCCCTTCTATGCAAGCAGAAAATCTAATGCCGATGATAGAAGAAGCCTTAAAAGAAGCTAAATGTTCATATGATGATCTAGATTATTTAGCGGTAACTCTAGGTCCCGGTAGCTTTACCGGTATTAGAATAGGACTTGCTAGTGCTAAAGGTATATTATTTGCCAAGGAAAATATTAAAGCAGTAGCGGTTAGCAATTTTGAATATGCCTATTTTAGAGCCATAACTCAAGTTAAAGACCATGATAAAATATATGTCTTTTTAAATGCTTATCGCTCACAGCTTTATATGCAAGTTTTTCATAAATCAGGAAAAATAGAGGAGCCGTTATTGATAGATTTCGAGTATGCTATAAAGCTGCTTGCAAATGAGAAGGGGAATATAGTTTGTTGCGGTAGCGGACTTGAATTTATTTATCCTCAAATTACTCATTTATCGAGTATAATAACCTTGTTGCGTTTTGCACGAGTTAAAGCCTGGGTTATTTGTAGATATATTACTAGTAGGTTGCTTAGTGGTATAAAGTTAAATAGCTCTATCGAACCGCTTTATGTACGTCCGCCTGATGCTAAACTAGCAATCAATTACGTCATTCCTAGCTAA
- the recO gene encoding DNA repair protein RecO, with translation MIIKDIGVIIAKKPLKENIFIITVFTKKNGLYSGVAKESSKKSKFIYQEGNIVDFLWQARLHEHIGMAKCELIKSYTGHFITNKAKLYAFNSVISLIKELFHERGGYSNFFSFLINYLDNLSKNFCFRDYINFELALLDIAGYKLDLSKCAVSHTTTDLTYVSPKSARALSHEVGKPYKDKLLILPRFLLSDNSEITLEEKRQALTLTNYFFNRYLLHNNRQVEARQAFMRYVLNRCHT, from the coding sequence ATGATTATCAAAGATATAGGAGTAATAATTGCTAAAAAACCCCTGAAAGAAAATATTTTTATTATTACGGTTTTTACTAAAAAAAATGGTTTATATTCAGGAGTTGCAAAAGAATCTTCTAAAAAAAGCAAATTTATATATCAAGAAGGGAATATTGTAGATTTTCTTTGGCAGGCAAGACTGCATGAACATATCGGAATGGCTAAATGTGAACTCATCAAATCTTACACCGGTCATTTTATTACAAATAAAGCTAAATTATATGCATTTAATTCCGTTATATCTTTAATTAAAGAGTTATTTCACGAAAGAGGAGGGTATTCTAATTTTTTTTCATTTCTAATTAACTATTTAGATAATTTATCAAAGAATTTTTGTTTTCGTGATTATATTAATTTTGAGCTAGCATTACTTGATATAGCAGGTTATAAACTCGACCTTAGCAAGTGTGCAGTTAGCCATACAACAACTGATTTAACCTATGTATCGCCTAAATCAGCTAGAGCATTATCACATGAAGTAGGAAAACCTTATAAAGATAAATTATTGATTTTACCAAGATTTTTACTATCAGATAATAGCGAAATTACATTAGAAGAAAAGAGACAAGCTTTAACTCTAACAAACTATTTTTTTAATAGATATTTATTGCATAATAATAGACAGGTTGAAGCACGCCAAGCTTTTATGAGGTACGTACTTAATCGGTGTCATACCTAG